Within the Glycine soja cultivar W05 chromosome 3, ASM419377v2, whole genome shotgun sequence genome, the region GCTTGAGAGCATCTTTCTGAttcgttttcttttttgttgactCACTGGTGCATACTTCTCCGCTTCTCGGGCTATATTTGGGAGCTGCAATAAGATCATGGCATTATAGAACATTGTAACTTTCCTTTTATATCGTATCGTATAAGTTTAAAATTTAGGGTATACATTCCATGCGCTGAAAATtgtatgtatattttaaaacattttaatattattggaATACGATATgtaacatatttttcttttcttaaataaaGGGCTAGCTAGGATACGAGACCTTGAGAAGGTGAAATCTGCAGGCCTAATTGGTGCACTTTAAGATTTAGAGCTTGAACTACTCGAGCTGGAAGAAGGACAGGAGCGCACGCTGCAAAGTAATCCTAAGGTTAAAATGATATCAATGTAACTCACACCAATATATTTCAATAACTTTAAATAAcagttctaaaaaaaataactttaaataacaTATGAATTTGATCGATctaatcattaaattattactacatatggatatataataaaaaaagtcataCTGTCACAAACATACATCTCATTACTAGGAAATACAAAAGTGCAAAGTTAATTAACCTGGTTTCCTGATTGATTTTGTGCCTGCTTTTTGGGGTAAGAACACGCCAGTACCACATGATCCTTGCCCCGAAACTAAGAAAACAGCTTGCATTCCAGGTCCACCAGTGGCATGTTTCGGCCTTTGATCATATGAAGATCTTGTAGAAAATTTTGAGCAGTACTGAAGTACATATACATATTGTAATttcaataaaagaagaaaaatcaaatatatgaaATGGAAATAATCAGTAAAAGTATTCAGCAAATAAACTCCAAATCTGAAAGCGACTTCATTAATTAAACCCATAATACTAATACTAATATGTTTAGTATTTCCCTCTCCTTCCGCCGTATTAGTTAATTGCTATTTGCCTATATGATGTGTGGATATTGCATAGTGCCGTAGTGCAGAAGTCCAGATATACACCAGATATTGGCACAGAGGAAGTTACAATTAGACACTGCGCCAATTTTTTTAAGGCACTAGCTCATTATCTTGGTTAAGGAGTTAAAATATAAAGGTTTGAATAgcgaatgaaaatatttaaagtcttgaaattttcattttctttttaatgtaaGAACTCAATATTTGTTTcttgatatatttttcatttattattagtctttttcaaaggaaactaataataaatgaattttttttatcaagaaacaaagaaaaaaatttaatttataggaattaaaaaaaagtttcacaaactaaaaataaaattattgttttatgaaaaagaaatatattaaaaaataaatataaaattcatatatttattaaaaattacaaacatattttaacctattatatataatataagtgtCCTCCTTTTCAATTTTTACCAGCTAGATTGAGACAATTTTCAACTGACACGTTAACGTCCATccgttttataattttattattgtttgggTCATGTTAGAGGGAGCTGAATTTTGAGCCACGCCATCAACCATatcaattaaatcaattaattaggATCTGCTTTATATTTGGCCTTTTGTTTTGAACTCAAAAAGAATGTTACCGAAAGtacaaggataaaataaaaattaaaaaagggtaaaaggctAGGAATATCTGCAGCGTGCAAAGTTAAAGACCCTTTTTGTTTCAAAGGAAAACTGTGTGTAAAAGGTCGTTGGAATTTTTCTGTTTCAATAATTAAcgtagattaaaattataatttaattatattaattatttatcattaattaattttatcttatatgatgagtccattaaataattaaataatatattgaggTGTTACATATAATGTTTTTTCTCTGCATCTAAAGAATTAAGAAGATTCTGTTAAGAAATAAAGAGATTTCGATTAAGGAAGAATTAtgaaa harbors:
- the LOC114406853 gene encoding uncharacterized protein LOC114406853 — protein: MASVHDIAAHELGFEEGIFWLPSHVMDEACDSKIHMRNRHQKLLQHYRYPRETQSQYCSKFSTRSSYDQRPKHATGGPGMQAVFLVSGQGSCGTGVFLPQKAGTKSIRKPACAPVLLPARVVQALNLKVHQLGLQISPSQAPKYSPRSGEVCTSESTKKKTNQKDALKQCSVVVSHESQSSSPEIFLPKEWTY